CCTTCGGTATGGCGCTGGAATCGCGGGAGCAGTTCGAGTGGCTGCGTCTGCGCAGCGGCAGGCCTGCGGTGTTCGATGACCAGGAAGACAACCGCCGGCCGTGCGCCTGCTGCCGCAACCTGGCGGAGTCGGGCCGCTGCCTGGCGGCGATCCGCCGGGAGATCGTGGCACGCCTGCCCTACAGCCCGCCGCGCTTCCTGCTGCAGCGCTGCCCGGCCTATCTACCTGCTGCGGGAGATCCAGACCCGAGGCCGGCGCTTGAGCGCTGGCCGGGGTTGTGTGAGCAAGGGTAGGGGGGGTGTAAATCTCTGCAGTCTCTTCACCGGACACCGGACGCCTAGGCAAATTTTTTCGAGCGGGAGTTTCGGGGGGGTGGGGGTGGGTTGCAGGGGGAGGGTTGCGGCACGCATGCCGCAAAGCGGGTACGGAAGCGGGTACGGAAGCTAAAATGAAAACGGCATATAGCGGAAAAGCGATTGAAAAACAGTGTGATGACTACAGCACTTCCGCTTCAATGTGTAGTCTTGTTTTCCGGGGCCTGTCCGGCCGGATGCAAGGACGCTGAGCTATCGGCGGCCGTGGTGCCGTCGGCGAAGCGATAGGCGGCACCGCCTGCCTGCTTGGCGCGATACATGGCGATATCCGCCTTCTGCATCAGGCCTTCCATGTTGGGAGCGTGCTCGGGAAAATGTGCGATGCCGACCGAGACGCCCAGCAGGTATTGACGTCCGCCGACCTCGACCGGCTCCCGCACTGCCTCGATAATCTTTTCGGCCACTCGCGTGGCGTCTCTCGGGTGCCCCATTTCCTGAAGCAGGATGACAAATTCGTCGCCACCGAGGCGGGCGACGGTATCGATTTCGCGCACGAGGCCGCGCAGACGCTGGGCGATGGTGACAAGCACGGTGTCGCCCGCCGAATGGCCGTCGGTATCGTTGATGATCTTGAAGTCGTCGAGGTCGAGCAACAGCATTGCGACGAGATGGCCGCTTCGCTTGGCTAGCGCAAACGCCTGCTCCGCCCGATCGCCAAGCAGGCGCCGGTTGGGCAGGCCGGTTAGTGTGTCGTGATGGGCTAGATGGCGGAATTGCTCGGCGGCATGGACGCGTTCGGTGATGTCGGTGCCGACGCCATGGTAGCCGGCAAAATCGCCGTTCTCGTCGAAGGCCGGATTGCCGCTGATGGAAAACCAGCGCCGCTCCCCCGAGGGCGGCCGGATTTCATAGATGAAATCCCGGAAGGGCAGATGCGCCCGCAGGGTTTCCTGGTGGTCCTGCCATTGTTCCGGCGTGACCCCGTCGAACTGACCTATTTCCCATCGCGATTTTCCGAGAATCGTACTGAGGTCGATGCCGATCTTCTCCAGGGCCGGTCCGCTAAAGCGGGTGAAGCGGAACTCGGCGTCCTGCTCCCAGTACCAGTCGGTGGAGAGTGAAACCAGGTCGCGGAAACGCTGTTCGCTGGCCTTCAGTTCCGCCTCGGTGCGTAGCCGGTCGCTGATGTCCGTTCCCATCCACACCACGCCAAAGTCAAGATTGTCTGGGTCGACCGCCATGCCGCTGATTTCCGCCCAGAACAATTCGCCGCTCTTGCGGCGCAATTGGACGATGGCACTATAGGGCTTGCCCTCGCTGACGGGCGCCATGCAGTCGCGGGCGAACCGGCTCCACTCTTCATAGCTCGGCCACCAAGCCCAGGCCGGCATGCCGATGGCCTCGTCCATTTCATAACCGAACAGAGCGCACCATTGCCGGTTGCATTTCGCCAGGTAGTTCGGTCTGAGCAGGCCGATGGCTTCTGCGGCGGAATCGAGAATCACCTTGTGCTCTGCGGCGAGCGCCTCGCTTTCGTAGCGTCCGCGGAAGGTGTCGACCAGGTTCCGGTGCAGGACGTCATGCGCGCCGACGAGCACCGCGAGGTAGATCAACACGGCCCAGCCTGTCGCAGCGAAACCGTCCGGCTGGCCGGATAGCAGAAAAATTGCCGCCGGCAGCACCATTGGAGCTATGAACGCGTAATAGGCGGGACGCGAAGGCGCGAGCAGGGCAGTAGCGCCCAGGCAGACCAGGCACAGCGCAAGGACGATGAAGAGGTGTGCGGATTCCCCCACCTGGGGAGCGAACAACCAGGCCGCCATGCCCCAGAGCAGGCCGCCGACCGCCGTCTTGACCGAGAACCAGCGCTCCCAGCGCGGCGCTTCTTCAACGCGAGGCCGTTGCGCGCGATAGCGTCGTTGCATCCAGATCAGGGCGCCGATATTGCAGAACATGATGGACAACCAGATGAACAGCGCGCCGCGGGAGGCGATGGGCCATAGCCAGACCGCGACAAGCAGGGCGGCGGCGAGCGAGGCGGCGATGGAGGTGCCGGATAGCCTGAACAACAGCCGCACGCGCTCGGCATGGCACGCCATGCTGACGCCCGTCTGCCAGTTCTCAAGCCGGTACGGCTCCGACACGCATCTCCCCCTCTGTGGTTAGTCGGCCATCATGCGTCGCCGCACGATCGAGCAGCGATGCTACTCGCAAATGTCATGAGTCGCCGTGAAAAGCGTCACGCTTCCCCTCAGCGGCAGATCCCGGCCGACGGCCGGCTGAGCCGCGCTGCGCTATCATCCGGGCATGATTCCGAAGGAGGTTTCCGCAGCGGCATATTGCGGGCGTTTTGCGCCTTCGCCGACGGGACCGCTGCATTTCGGCTCTCTCGTGGCAGCCCTGGGAAGCTGCCTCGACGCACGTGCGGCGGGCGGCAAATGGCTGATGCGCATGGAGGATGTGGACGAACCGCGATCAGTGCCCGGCGCGGCGGGTGCCATCCTGCGCACCCTGGAGCGATTTGGCTTCGCCTGGGATGGTGAGGTTGCCTGTCAGAGTCGGCGCAAGCGCCATTACCAGGCGGCGTTCGAGCGCCTGCGCCTCGCCGGCGCCGTCTTTGCCTGTGCCTGCACCCGGCGCGAAGTCGCCGATTCCATCATCGGCGTCGACGGGGCGCCACGCTATCCCGGCACTTGCCGCAATGGCCTGCCTCAGGGCCGCGAGGCGCGCGCCTGGCGGCTCAAGGTCGAGCCCGGGCAGGTTTGCTTCGAGGATGCACTCCAGGGTCTTTACTGCCAGGACCTGGCCGCCGAGGTGGGCGATTTCGTGGTGCTGCGCGCCGACGGCTATTTTGCTTACCAACTGGCGGTAGTGGTGGATGATGCGGAGCAGGGTGTGACGCACGTTGTGCGCGGCGCCGACCTGATCGATTCGACGCCACGCCAGATCTGCCTGCAGCGGCATCTCGGCCTGGCACAGCCAGGCTATCTGCATCTGCCGGCCGCAGTCAACGCGTCGGGGGAAAAGCTGTCGAAGCAGACACGGGCGAAGCCGGTCGAAGACTTACGACCGCAGGCAGCGCTTTCGGCCGCGCTGGCATTTCTCGGCCAGCAGCCACCCGCCGCCTTGCCAGAAGCCGACCTGGACAGCCTGTGGCGCTGGGCGATAATGCACTGGAATCGGAAGGGGCTGCCACGCTGTCGCACTGCCGTCGCCCCGGCCGCCTATTCATGAACAGACGAGGTTGGAATGATCGATGATGTTGCCGGCTTGCGCCGCATCCTGACGCAGAACCGCACGATCGCGGTGGTGGGCCTGTCCGCCAACTGGCATCGGCCAAGCTATTTCGCCGCCAAGTACATGCTCGAACACGGCTACACGGTGATCCCCGTCAATCCCGCCTACAAGGAGGTGCTGGGACAGGCATGCTATCCCTCCCTGCGGGATGTGCCGCAAAAGGTAGACATGGTCGACTGCTTTCGCCGTGCAGAAGATATTCCTGCCATCGCGGACGAGGCGATCGGCATCGGCGCCAGGGTGCTGTGGATGCAGCTCGGTGTGATCAACCCCGAGGCGGCGCGCAGGGCGGAGGCGGCCGGGCTGGAAGTGGTGATGGACCGCTGCGTGAAGATCGAATACGCGCGCCTCTTCGGCGGCCTGAGCTGGTTCGGCGTGAACACCGGCATCGTCTCGTCCCGGCGACCGCCCTGCCCGGCGCCGGCAGGGCGCTGATTCAGCGCCGGCGCATCGCCAGGTGCGCCACCGGCGGGGCCGTGTGGGCGTCCCGCGAATCCAGCTCGAAAAAAAGGCTGACGAAATAGGTGACGTTTCCCGCATGGTCGCGAATGGCGCTGACGTTGCGCCATTCGCGGTAGAGCGAGCCGTCCTTGCGGCGGCTCCATGTCGTGCCGGTCCAGCGGCCTTCGCGCTCGACCGTGGCATACAGTTCGTCGTAAAACGACGCGGGCTGGCAGGCCAGGCGGGTGTTTCGCTCGGAGCTGCCGATCACATCGCCGGCGGCCAGCCCGGTGATGCGGCAGAAGGCCTCGTTTACCGTGACCACCGTGCCGTCGGCCGCGCAGATCATGATGGCCTCCGTCATCTCGTCGAAGGCATGCGCCGCCACCTCCAGCCGCTCCTGCTGATCGCAAAGCTCGCTGATGTCGCGCGACACGAGGACGACATGCGCGGGAAAGCCCATGGCGCCGGCGACCGCGCGGCCGATGCTCTTCAGCAGGCGTGTGCGGCCGTCCCTGGCCGGCAAGTGCAGTCTCAGTTCGAAGGGCGTGCCGTGAGCCATCGCTTCCTGCACCGCCGCCGCGAGCCGGGGGCGGTCTTCCGGCGCCAGGCAGGCATAGGCATCGCCGCCGATACGCAGCGCCGCGTCGTCGAGATAGAGGCTGTGCGAGGGACTGAAATAGACCCAGCGCCCCTCCCCGTCGAGCAACGCAACGAGGTCGCCCACGTTTTCGGTGATCAGGCGATAGCGTTCCTCGCTGCGACGGACGTCCTTCTGCGCCTTGGCCAGCTTGCGGCTGTTGTGGAAGACGAAATAGCTGATCATCCAGGCATAGGCGAGCGAGCCGACCATGCAGAGGATGAATACCGCCTGGCCCACTTCGGGTTCATAGCGGAATCCGGTAGTTGCGCCGACGAGGAGAGCGCCTGCGGAGAACAGAAACAGGCTGCCGGCAAAGCCGGGCAGGCCGCGGAAGACGATGCTGTTCTGCGTGGTCGCCAGCACCAGCCCGAAGGCGATCCATTCGGAGAAGCCGAACAGGGCCAGCCAGGCGCCAAGCAGGAAGGAGTCCAGCCAGAGGTGGTTCAGTTCGGCCCGCTTGGGATCCGCCGCCTGCCGTGAGTGCACATACAGGATATGCGGGTAGGCAAGGAACTGGAGCGCGAGGCCGATCCAGATATGGCCCCCCATGTCGCGCTGCCAGGCGAGAAGCGCCAGCACGCCGAACGCATAGGCGAACGACAGCGTTCGCGAGATGTAAATGACGCGTACCGAGCGGGGTGCTGCGCCCGCGCCAATGCCTTGAGCCGTCATCGGGTGCCTGCTCCTGCAACAGTTTTCCCCGGATGGCGCCCTGAGCATCCTCCGGGTAAATTATTTTGGCTTCAATTATGCGCCCATCGCCGGCGCTTTGGACAGGCCTGAATTCAGTGCCTGCCGCCATAGCCGGCGATGCCGATCATCAGGCGCACCAGGCCATAGGCCATCCAGCTGGCCAGGCGGTGCGGCCAAGGCTTGCGCTGCCAGTCCTCGCGCTTCACTTCCCTGGCGCCGCCGACGATTGCGCTTTCCAGGCTGGCGCGAAGCTCCCCGGCGAAGGCCTCGTCGCTCACCACGACATTCGCTTCGCGTGCGAGCAGCAGGCTGAAAGGATCGATGTTGCTGGACCCAACCGTGGCCCATTGGCCGTCGATCACCGCCACCTTGGCATGCAGGAAGCTGAGGTGGTACTCAAAAATGTGGATGCC
The window above is part of the Denitratisoma sp. genome. Proteins encoded here:
- a CDS encoding sensor domain-containing diguanylate cyclase; the protein is MSEPYRLENWQTGVSMACHAERVRLLFRLSGTSIAASLAAALLVAVWLWPIASRGALFIWLSIMFCNIGALIWMQRRYRAQRPRVEEAPRWERWFSVKTAVGGLLWGMAAWLFAPQVGESAHLFIVLALCLVCLGATALLAPSRPAYYAFIAPMVLPAAIFLLSGQPDGFAATGWAVLIYLAVLVGAHDVLHRNLVDTFRGRYESEALAAEHKVILDSAAEAIGLLRPNYLAKCNRQWCALFGYEMDEAIGMPAWAWWPSYEEWSRFARDCMAPVSEGKPYSAIVQLRRKSGELFWAEISGMAVDPDNLDFGVVWMGTDISDRLRTEAELKASEQRFRDLVSLSTDWYWEQDAEFRFTRFSGPALEKIGIDLSTILGKSRWEIGQFDGVTPEQWQDHQETLRAHLPFRDFIYEIRPPSGERRWFSISGNPAFDENGDFAGYHGVGTDITERVHAAEQFRHLAHHDTLTGLPNRRLLGDRAEQAFALAKRSGHLVAMLLLDLDDFKIINDTDGHSAGDTVLVTIAQRLRGLVREIDTVARLGGDEFVILLQEMGHPRDATRVAEKIIEAVREPVEVGGRQYLLGVSVGIAHFPEHAPNMEGLMQKADIAMYRAKQAGGAAYRFADGTTAADSSASLHPAGQAPENKTTH
- the gluQRS gene encoding tRNA glutamyl-Q(34) synthetase GluQRS encodes the protein MIPKEVSAAAYCGRFAPSPTGPLHFGSLVAALGSCLDARAAGGKWLMRMEDVDEPRSVPGAAGAILRTLERFGFAWDGEVACQSRRKRHYQAAFERLRLAGAVFACACTRREVADSIIGVDGAPRYPGTCRNGLPQGREARAWRLKVEPGQVCFEDALQGLYCQDLAAEVGDFVVLRADGYFAYQLAVVVDDAEQGVTHVVRGADLIDSTPRQICLQRHLGLAQPGYLHLPAAVNASGEKLSKQTRAKPVEDLRPQAALSAALAFLGQQPPAALPEADLDSLWRWAIMHWNRKGLPRCRTAVAPAAYS
- a CDS encoding CoA-binding protein, with translation MIDDVAGLRRILTQNRTIAVVGLSANWHRPSYFAAKYMLEHGYTVIPVNPAYKEVLGQACYPSLRDVPQKVDMVDCFRRAEDIPAIADEAIGIGARVLWMQLGVINPEAARRAEAAGLEVVMDRCVKIEYARLFGGLSWFGVNTGIVSSRRPPCPAPAGR
- a CDS encoding PAS domain S-box protein, which codes for MTAQGIGAGAAPRSVRVIYISRTLSFAYAFGVLALLAWQRDMGGHIWIGLALQFLAYPHILYVHSRQAADPKRAELNHLWLDSFLLGAWLALFGFSEWIAFGLVLATTQNSIVFRGLPGFAGSLFLFSAGALLVGATTGFRYEPEVGQAVFILCMVGSLAYAWMISYFVFHNSRKLAKAQKDVRRSEERYRLITENVGDLVALLDGEGRWVYFSPSHSLYLDDAALRIGGDAYACLAPEDRPRLAAAVQEAMAHGTPFELRLHLPARDGRTRLLKSIGRAVAGAMGFPAHVVLVSRDISELCDQQERLEVAAHAFDEMTEAIMICAADGTVVTVNEAFCRITGLAAGDVIGSSERNTRLACQPASFYDELYATVEREGRWTGTTWSRRKDGSLYREWRNVSAIRDHAGNVTYFVSLFFELDSRDAHTAPPVAHLAMRRR